Part of the Nitrospira sp. genome is shown below.
AAGTTGAGTCTGCCGGACGTGCCGGAAAAGCCCGTGAGCTTCCCGCGCTCTCCCAACGTCTCCGCCCGGAGCACAACGCCGTCTGCGCCCTCATGCAGGAAGAGCTCACCCGATCAGGACGGTCTGCCGCATGACGGAACCACGCGAACAAAATGGGCTGCTCCCGGTCCGTGCCGACACCAGACAAACAATCGACCGGCAGCAATTCGAGTCGAGCCTGCACGAGAGCGAAGAGAAGTACCGGCGCCTCTTCGAGTCCTCGCGCGACGCGATCATGATTTTGTATCCGCCCAACTGGAATTTTATCGCCTGCAACCCGGCCACGGTAGAACTGTTCGGAGCACGAGACGAGGCGCACTTCACCTCCCTCGGCCCCGGCGATGTGTCCCCCGAATATCAACCGGACGGTGAGTTATCCATGGTCAAGGCGCCCAAGGCCATTGAAGCAGCCATGCGTGAAGGCTTTCACCTGTTCGAATGGATGCACCAACGCGTCGGTGGGACCGCCTTTTTGGCAAGCGTACAATTGACCCGCATCTCCCTCCAAGGCGTCGAGGGGCTGCAGGCGACCGTTCGCGACATTACCGAACAACGCCGGGCCGAAACCGAACTCCGCGCCTATGCGACCTTTCAACGGGCCATACTGGACAACGCCGGCTCCGCCATTATCTCCTGCCACCCCGACGGTATCATTCAACTGTTTAATCCGGCAGCAGAAGCCCTGCTCGGCTACACAGCCGATGAACTGATCGGCCGCCAACATCCGGGCATCTTCCACGTTCGCGAGGAAATCGTGGAACGGGCCAAACAACTCTCCGAGGAGTTCGGCTGCACCATTGCACCCGGGTTCGACGTCTTTATTGAAAAATCCCGGCGCAATCTACCCAATGAACATGAGTGGACCTACATCAGAAAAGACGGCACCAGACGAACGGTGTTGTTAAATGTCACGGCGCTGCGGGACGCCGACGGCAAGATCACGGGATACCTCGCCGTCGCCTCCGACATCACCCCACTCAAACGCACCGCCCAGGAACTCCTGCTGGCGAAGGAAGCCGCGGAGGCCGCCAGCCGCACGAAGTCACAATTCCTCGCCAACATGAGCCATGAAATCCGAACCCCGATGAACGGCGTCCTCGGCATGACCGAGCTCCTGCTCACCACCGCGCTCGATACCCGCCAACGCCACCTGACACGGACCATTCAGCAATCGGGCGAATCGCTCCTGGCGATCATCAATGACATCCTCGACTTCTCCAAAATCGAAGCCGGCAAGCTCCAACTGGAGCAACTGGACTTCGATCTGCAAGACACGGTGGATAACGCCGTGGAACTCTTTGCCACTCCGGCTCAGCGTAAAGGCTTGGAACTCACCTGCCACATGCCGAGTTCGATTCCACGCACCCTCCGCGGCGACCCGATCAGGCTTCGGCAGGCACTGCTGAACCTGATCAGCAATGCGCTCAAGTTCACGGCGGCCGGGGAAATCAACGTGCGCATCGACGCGGTGGCGGAGAAGGACAGCCGCGTCACCCTGCGATTCGCGGTCAAGGATTCCGGCGTCGGCATTCCGGTCGAGGCCCAACAACGCATCTTCGA
Proteins encoded:
- a CDS encoding response regulator, yielding MTEPREQNGLLPVRADTRQTIDRQQFESSLHESEEKYRRLFESSRDAIMILYPPNWNFIACNPATVELFGARDEAHFTSLGPGDVSPEYQPDGELSMVKAPKAIEAAMREGFHLFEWMHQRVGGTAFLASVQLTRISLQGVEGLQATVRDITEQRRAETELRAYATFQRAILDNAGSAIISCHPDGIIQLFNPAAEALLGYTADELIGRQHPGIFHVREEIVERAKQLSEEFGCTIAPGFDVFIEKSRRNLPNEHEWTYIRKDGTRRTVLLNVTALRDADGKITGYLAVASDITPLKRTAQELLLAKEAAEAASRTKSQFLANMSHEIRTPMNGVLGMTELLLTTALDTRQRHLTRTIQQSGESLLAIINDILDFSKIEAGKLQLEQLDFDLQDTVDNAVELFATPAQRKGLELTCHMPSSIPRTLRGDPIRLRQALLNLISNALKFTAAGEINVRIDAVAEKDSRVTLRFAVKDSGVGIPVEAQQRIFEAFSQADGTTTRRFGGTGLGLTIVKELVALMRGQVGVESQVGQGSTFWFTAVFERQPRLGQDSHPEYALLQRRILVVDDTPANREILDDHLRSWGAIPALAASASDALAQLRAAAVHQPFELAILDFQMPDMDGMQLAQAIRADPQVAALPLLILTSVGYDAGAPGVPAVDGWVTKPVRKSLLQQAVLGLLRTGHRPPARRPDPVASASTVTAAHSARLLLVEDTPVNREVATGMLSILGYSVHAVENGRLALEALARERFDLVLMDCQMPEMDGFTATAAIRRQESETEAVHRVPVIALTANAMEGDRTRCLAAGMDDYLAKPFTVAQLNAVLAQWLTPVTADSTGSSTAPHTAAQGPTPAKDHAAQEPAIDKAAWKAIRSLQRPGRPDFLAKVLTTYLNDSRVLVEEIRAALETQDAESLAKAAHRLKSSSAQLGFVATAAHCKELEALGRLAHLENAARLLAQLVETHQLACSTITEELQQHTEH